The genomic segment ACGGACTCATAGTTGGATGAATCGCTTTCGGCGCATTTTGATTCGCTGGGACAAGTCTGCTGAGAATTACATCGCTTTTCTGCATTTCGCCTGCGCGCTCGTCGCTTTCAGGGCCGCTGGGTTATTAGGATAGGCACTTACCCGCCGGAGATCAATTCCTATGGCGCTTTCAACCTCATTCGCATCGTGGCTGACGGCGCGCACTTCACCTTTTACGCCAACGGCGCTTACCTGGGCGAAGCCGATGACGAAACTTACGCCACCGGCGACATCGGCCTGGCCGCCGGCAACTACGACGAAACCGGCGCAACAGCGCAGTTTGATGATCTGGTCGTTTATCCGGTGAAGTAGCTGGCGCGCTCAGTCTGAGGCCGAGTGAGAAACAAGAAACAGTGCTCGTTGTTCATTGTCTCATTGTTCATTGCTCAGTGTTTTCTGGCGGCTTGCACTGGCTCTTCTCAAACCTCTCAACCCGCTCTCCCAACCTTCACCCCGCGCGGCCTGGCGACGGCCTCGGCCACCATCGAAGGCGCGCCCTTCATTCCCACCTTCACCCCGGTTCCGCTGGGTCAGATGCCCGGCGCGGTCACAACCTACCGCTTTGAAGTAACGCTCGACTACGTGGGCCACCGCGCTCAGGTCATCGAGTCGGTGGAAGCCACCAACGACACCCCGGACACCTGGAACGAGATCGTCTTTCAACTGCCCGAAGCCCTGCGCTCCGAGGCCTTCATCCTCAACAGCCTCACCACCGATGACGGCCAAACCGTAGCCAATGCCATCTATCAACTCACCGTCAACTTGCTTAAAGTGGTCCTGCCCGGCGGCGCGCCGCCCGGCGCAGTGGCGTTCGTCACCATCAATTATGGCCTGGCCGCGCCAGCCATCTCGCTCAACACCCGCCCGCCGCTGGGCAACATCGGTTACACGAGCGACGTGATTCAGTTCATCAACTGGTATCCGGTTCTGGTTCCGTACCGGGCCGGGGCCGGGTGGCGGGCGGTGGGCAGTGGCGTGGCCGACCCGGTCTTCACCGATGTGGCCGCTTACGAGTTGTCGGTGGCGACGGCTGAAAACGTGACGGTGGTGAGCGGCGGGCCACAGCCGCACAAGCCCGGCTTCTGGAAGTTTTCGCTCAAGAGCGCGCGCACGATTGCCTTTGCCGCCAGCGCCCGTTACCAATCACTCTCGCAAACCGAGGGCGGGGTGGCGGTCACTTCTTATTTTTTGCCCGAGCATCAACAGGCCGGCCAGGATGTGCTGACCGCCGCCGCGCAATCGCTGGGTTTATTCAGCGATCGTTTTGGCGCGTATCCTTATTCGACGCTGGTGATTGCCGAGAACGCCTACTTTGGCTCCGCCGCCGCCAGCGGACTGATTCTGCACGCCGGGCAGGGTTATGCCGATTACAACGGTCAACCCGACTCGTTGTTGATTGCCCTGGTTCCGCAAACAACCGCCCGGTTGTGGTGGGGGCAGGTCGTGCAGGGCGATTCGTTTGCCCAACCCTGGCTCAACGAAGCCCTGCCCATGTACGCCGAGCTTCTTTTTATCGAAACGTTTTATCCCGACTTGACAGACTGGTATTGGAGTTCGCGGGTGAACTACTGGCAACCCGAAGGTTTGCTCGACCGCTCGGCCGCCGACTTCACCGACACCGAAGATTATTTGCGTAACCTTCTGCGGCGCGGAGCCTTGTTCCTGCGCGACCTGCGAGCCGCCATCGGCGATGACGCTTTCTTCTCGTTCCTGCAAGACTACTATCGCAACAGCGCCTACCGCACCGTGACCACCGCCGACTTTTTCAATGCTATGCGCCGCCACACGCCCAACGATCTGAATCCGTTGCTGGCTCAATACTTCACTTCCTCGCAACAAATGCCCACGCTCGCGCCCACGTTCACCCCAGCCCCCAGCGACACGCCGCCCGGCCCCACGCCCGTCGTTCACACGGTTGAGGTGGGCGAGAATTTGACCCTCATCGCTCAGCGTTACGGCGTCACGGTCGAGGCCATCGTCCGGGCCAACAACCTTCGCAACGCCGACTCCATTTTCGTCGGCCAGCAGTTGATCATCCCGGCCCCTTAAGAACCAGCCGCCAGACCGGGTAGTAATCTTCGGTCAGTTCAAACCCCACTGCTTTGTACAATGCCAGCGAGGCAACATTATTCTTTTGCGTGTTGACGGTGATTTGGGACAGGCCGCGCTTCTCAAAATGACGGATGAGGTCGGACACGAGCGCCCGCCCGAGGCCCCGGCCCTGACTCTCCGGTTGAACCGCCAGCCGGGCCAGGTGGCCGCCGTGCCGGCCCCCGGTGCTGATCTGGTAACCGATCATCTTTCCACCGGCCTCGGCTACGGTGGCATAATCGGCGTGAGCCAACGCCTGCTCCAGCACGCGAGGCGAGTATTGCCAGGGCGGGTCAAAGGCGGCGGCGTCCACTTTGGCAATGACAGGCAGATCGTTAGCCAGGGCAGGGCGCAGGTGAACGCCGGGCGAGAGGGCCAGAGGCGGTTGCCACGAGGCCGGGAGCCGGATCATGCTCCGCTTGCGGGCAAGCACCACCACGTCCACCAAATGATCGAATCCCCAGCGGGCCAGGTGGGGCGTGAGCCAGTCGTTCACCATCATGCAGGCCACTTGAGCGACTTTCATTTCAATCAAGGTGTTGCGGGTTGTTTGCCACAGGGAATCGAGCGCCGCCGCTTCATCCGTTTTTTCGGCGACGATGGCCAGCCGCAACCAGGCCACCTCAGGCGGGTCGGGCGCGGCCGACATGGCCCCGGCCAGCTTGTCGCCGCTCATCGCAAAATAGAAAGGCCGCGCGCCGAGCCAGGCTTCGGGCGGTTGCCAGTCGAGGTGGGTGTGATAGAAGGGGGTTGAGCGGAGCAGGCGGCTGAGGCTGGACTGATCGTCCGGCAGGGCGGGGCGGGTAAACATGGATAGGTGTCTATATCCCCAACACATTCCTCGCAATCACCAGCCGCTGTATCTCGCTCGTCCCTTCGCCAATCGTCATCAGCCGCTGGTCGCGGTAAATGCGCTCGACCGGGAACTCGGCTGAGTAGCCGTAGCCGCCGTGAACTTGAATGGCGTTGAAGCAGACGCGCTCACAGACTTCGGTGGCGAACAACTTGGCCATGGAAGCGGCGACTGTGTAAGATTGGCCGGTTTCCTTTAGCCAGGCGGCGCGGTAGACCATCAGCCGGGCGGCTTCGATCTCGGTGGCGGCGTCGGCGATCATCCACTGGATGGCTTGATGTTGGGCGATGGGCACGCCGAACGTCTGCCGTTCTTTGGCGTATTTGACTGCGGCCTCGAACGCCGCTTGCGCCAACCCAACCGCCAGCGCCCCGATTCCGATACGACCGCCATCCAGCACCTTGAGCGTTTGGGCCAGCCCTTTGCCTTCCACGCCGAGCAGGTTTTCGCGTGGCACGCGCACTTCGTCGTAAGTGACGGCATGGGTGGGCGAGCCTTTGAGGCCCATCTTCTTTTCAGCCGCGCCGATGTGCAGGCCGGGCGTGTCGGTGGGGACGATGATCAGGCTCAACTTGTCAGGGGCGGTTCGACAGAGAGTGATGATGATGCTGGCGATGGAAGCGTTAGTCGTCCACATCTTCGCCCCGTCAATGATCCACGAGTCGCCTTCGGGCGTGGCTTTGGTCTTCACCCCGCCTGCCAGGTCACTGCCTGCGCCCGGCTCGGTCAGGGCCAGTGAGCCAAGCAGGGGCCGACCCTGTGTGTCGGCCCGGCCCGTTGCCAACGGCCTCAGCCATTTTTCTTTTTGCTCGTGCGTGCCAAAGAGGGCCAGCGGCCCGCAGGCCAGTCCGTTGTGAGCCGCAATCGCCAGCCCGGTCGAACCGCAGCCGCGCCCAAGTTCTTCAATGGCAATCGCCGCGCTCACCGCGTCCACGCCCGCGCCGCCATATTCTTCAGGCGCGTTCAGGCCGAGCAAACCCAGCGGCCCCATCTTGCCGGCGGCTTCCCGGTTGAACCGGGCTTGCTCGTCCACCTCGCGCGCCCGCGACGCTAATTCTTTATCCGCAAACTCGCGAACGATATTGCGCCATTGCCCTTGTTCTTCAGAAAGTTGAAAATCCATCTTGATTCCTTTGACAACGGATTTAACGAATTTAGCGGATGAGTCTTACAACGTCTCCACCAACAACCGCCCCCAATTCCCCCACAGCGGCTCGAAGTCTTCGTCCAGCCATTCTCCGGCTTCTTTGTGAGAGGGATCGACAAAACTGTAGCCGCGTTCAGGCTCGTAGCGGGATAGCGGTTTGACGTGTGCCCACAGCGCCTTGCTTTTCCTGGGCTTGATGATTTCGCCGATGATGGGCATGGCCACCCGGTTCTCGCTCAACGCCCGTTGCAGGTCAGCCGTCGTTGCCCCAAACCGCCAGCGAGCCTTCACGCCATAGCGCCCCAGTTCGTCCACCATGCCCCACGGAAAGGTGGCGTTGTCCGGCAGGCGGCGGATGACGGGCCAGGGCAGAGGGCCGAGCCAGCGCAGGCGCGGGCGATTCATCTCGCGGGCCACGTCCTTGCCGTCCAGAAGCTTTTGATCACGCAAGGCGTTAACTACGATGGCAATCGTGAACGGCGCGCAGTTGTTGCTGTCGTCCTGATATTGATGATATTTGGCGAGCGGGATGGTCAGGGCGGGCATATCGTTTGTCAAACGCCAAACATAAAACGGCTCTACCAGATTGAGTGTGAAAACCCTTAACGCAAAGCCGCTAAGAAATAAACAGGTTTTTCTTTGCGCCCTGGCAACTTTGCGGCTTTGCGTTAAAAAACCCCGTTAAACCCGGAAGAGCCACAATGACCCAAACCGGCTTACACCCGTGGGTTGCCAACGGTGTGCAACAGCACGATGTTGGCCGGCCCCATGTGGCCGATGGGCAAACCGGCGATGAGCACCACTTGTTGACCCGCCGACAGACCGGTTTCGTGAATGAGGGCCTGCTCCACATCCAGAATCATCTCCTCGACCGACGTGGCGGTGGGCACCAGATACGGCTGGACACCCCACAGCATAGCCAGCCGCGGATACGTCTCCGGCTCAGGCGTGAAGGCCAGCACCGGCACGGTGGGCCGTTCTTTGGACAGGATGGAGGCGCTTCGCCCGGTGCGAGTGAAGACGGCGATGGCTTTCACGTCGCGGTCGCGGGCCAGTTCGCGCGCGGCGCGGGCAATTGCCACCGCGTCCACCGAAGTGCTGGTGTGCATCTCCTGAAAGTGCCCCCAGCGTTTCTCCTGCGACTCGGCTTCGTTGGCAATGGTGTCCATCATCTTTACCGACTCCACCGGATACTGGCCGGAAGCCGTCTCCGCCGACAACATCACGGCGTCGGTGCCGTCGAAGATGGCGTTCGCCACGTCCGAGGCTTCGGCGCGGGTGGGGCGCGGGCTGTTGATCATCGACTCCAGCATTTGCGTGGCCGTGATCACAATCTTGCCCTGCATGTTGGCCGCCTCGATAATACGCTTTTGCGCCGACGGCACTTGTTGCGGGCTGAGTTCCACGCCCATGTCGCCCCGCGCCACCATCACCCCGTCGGCGGCGTCGAGAATGGCCGACAGGTTTTCGAGCGCGGCAGGCTTCTCCAGCTTGGCAATGATGGGCGTGTTGTCTTTGGCCGGGTTGATCTTGTGGATGGCCCGGCGCACGTCCATCACGTCCTGCGCCCGCTGGATGAACGAGATGGCAATGTAGTCCACGCCCTGCGACAGGCCGAACGTCAGGTCGCCGCGATCCTTTTCGGTGAGCGGCGGCACGTTGACGAGAATGCCCGGCAGGTTGATGCCCTTGCGTTGCTTGAGCACGCCGCCGTGCGTGATCTCCGTCACCACGTCCGTATCCGACGTGTCTTTGACCCTCAACTCAATATTGCCGTCGTCGAGCAGAATAACATCGTCCGGGTTCAAGTCCCAGGGCAGGCCGCGATAGGTGGTGCTGACGATTTCCTCATTGCCCTCCACGTCGCGAGTGGTGACGGTAAACTCCGCCCCGTCCTTGAGCACAACCGAGTCGTTGCCATTGGCGAACGTGCCAATGCGAATCTTGGGGCCTTGCAAGTCTTGCAGAATGGCGACCGGCTTCTTGAGCTTGGCCGAAGCCTCACGGATATTGGCGACGAGTTGGGCGTGATAGTCGTGCGTGCCGTGCGAGAAGTTAAGCCGGGCCACATTCATCCCGGCATGAATTAGAGCCTCGATCTTGTCCGGCGTGTCGGACGACGGTCCGAGGGTAGCGATAATTTTGGTTTTGCGCATGTTTAACAGAAATCTTTCCAAGTTTGTCGCAATTATACACTTGTGCAGTAACGTAAAATTGCCACCATTCTGAAACATGGCAATTCGCCCGTCGCTTGACACGCTTTCAATTACTATGCTATTCTCGTCGCGCTCCAGGAGGGGCAGAGCGTGAGCGATCATCGTTATTGGATCGGCTTCAACCGCGTCAAAGGCATCGGCCCGGCCAAAGTTCGCGCCTTGCTCGATCACTTTGGCAATCTGGCGTCAGCCTGGCAGGCCAATCGCTTTGACTTGCAAGAGGCCGGCCTCGATAAACGCTCCATCGACTCGCTGGAAGCCGCCCGCAAGGGCATGGACCTTGACACGCTACTGGCCGATGTTGAAAAGGCCGGTTTCAAGTTATTGTGTTGGGACGACGACAATTACCCTCGCCGCCTGCGCGAAGTGCCGAACCCGCCGCCGCTCATCTACGTACATGGCGCGTTTGCCGATCGGGACGATTGGGCCGTCTCTGTGGTGGGAACCCGTCGGGCGACGGCTTACGGCAAAGAAGTGGCGCGTGAACTCGCCGGGGCGCTGGCCGCCGCCGGCGTCACCGTGGTGAGCGGCCTGGCGCGTGGCGTGGACGCCGCCGCTCACGTGGCGGCGTTGGAGGCCGGGGGTCGGACAATTGCCGTGCTGGGTTCCGGGCTGGATAAAATCTATCCCTACGAACACACAACTCTGGCCCGGCAAATCGCAGACAGCGGCGCAGTGATCAGCGACTACCCTCTGGGCACGCCGCCGGAGAGCAACAACTTTCCGCCGCGCAACCGCATCATCAGCGGCCTGGCGCTTGGCGTCATCATCGTCGAAGCGGGCGACGAGTCGGGCGCGCTGATTACGGCTGACTTTGCCGCCGAGCAGGGCCGGGAGGTGTTTGCCGTGCCGGGCAACATCTTCAACCGCACCAGCCGCGGCCCCAACCGGCTGATCCAGGCGGGCGCAAAAATTGTGTTGAGCGCCGAAAACGTGCTGGAAGAACTGAACTTGAAAATGGTTGCTCATCAGGCCGAGGCGCGGGCGCAACTGCCTCTGCTGGAGGGCGCCAATGATAATGAACGCAACCTGCTGTCGCATCTTTCCGCCGAGCCGCTTCACGCCGACGAGTTGAGCGCCCTGGCCAGCCTGCCCATCGCCGCCGTGTCGTCGGCGCTGGCGATGATGGAACTCAAAGGCCTGGTGCGGCAGGTGGGCGGCATGAGGTACGTGGTGGCGCGAGAAGCGCGAGCGCCTTACAAAGTGGAGTGAACACCGAATTCACAATTCGCAATTCACATTGCCCAAATTGTGAATTGCGAATTGTAAATTGTGAATTGATATGTCTTTGCCTTTTTACGCCATCATCATGGCCGGCGGCTCCGGCACGCGGCTGTGGCCGCTCTCGCGGCAGAACCGGCCCAAGCAGGCCATCAAGTTGATCGGCGAGCGCACGATGTTTCAACTGGCGGTGGATCGGCTTTTGCCGATCATGCCGCCGGAGCACATCATCACCGTCACCACCGCCGAACTGGCCGAACAACTTTCGGCGCAAACGCCGAACCTGCCGCGCCGCAACTTCCTCGTCGAACCGGCCGGGCGGGGAACAGCGCCGGTGATCGGGTTGGGGGCGCTGTATGCTCAACACCTGGCTGGCGGCCAAAACGTGGTGGTGGCCTGCCTCACGGCGGATCATTACATCAAAGACGTGACCCGTTTTCAAAACGTCTTACTGGCCGCGGCGGGCGTGGCCGGGCAGGGCCACATTGTCACCCTGGGCATTCAGCCCTCGTTCGCCTCGACGGGCTTCGGCTACATTCAGCGGGGCGAGCCGCTGGAAATGGCGAGCGGCTTTGCCGTATACCAGGCCAAAGCGTTCAAGGAGAAGCCGGACGAGGCCATGGCCGCCGCCTTTCTGGCCGACGGCCTGCACTCGTGGAACTCGGGCATGTTCATCTGGACGACGGAGCGTGTGGCCGCCGAATTTGCCCGCCAACTGCCGGAGACTTCGGCCAGGCTGAACGAAGTGGCCCGGACGTTTGATACGCCGGCGACGGCTGAGACTCTGAACCGCGTGTGGCCGACCGTGCCCAAGCAGACGATTGATTACGGGATCATGGAAGGGGCCGCCGATGTGGCGGTGGTTCCAGTGGACATTGGCTGGAGCGATGTGGGCAGTTGGGCCTCGCTGCTTGACATTCTGGAGCCGGACGAATCGGGCAACGTGTTGATCGGCAACGAGCACCTGACGTTCGACACCACTGGCACGCTCATTCATTCGGATCGGCTGGTGGCGGCGATTGGGCTGAAGAATCTGGTCATCGTCAACACCGACGATGCCCTGCTGGTGTGCCCGCGTGAGCGTTCGCAGGAAGTGCGGCGGGCGGTGGAGAAATTGCAACAGCGCCAGGCGTATCATTATTTGTAGTATTGGAGTTAGAGTGGAAGCATATTGTTTCAAGTGCAAGGCTAAACGAGAAATTCAAAACCCGGTCGCCGGGTTCAATGCCAACGGCGGCCCGGTGACAACCGGCGTGTGCGGTGTGTGCGGCACCAAGATGTATCGCATGGGCAACACCGACGCCCACGCCGGGCTGGAGAAGCCGGTGGTCGAGCGGAGCGAGCGCAAGGCCGCGACAGCGAGCCGCAACGGCTCAAAGCCGGCTCGGGCCGCGAAACGCTCAGGCAAATTGGTCATCGTCGAATCCCCGGCCAAAGCCAAGACAGTGCAGCGCTTTTTGGGCAAGGGCTTTCAGGTCAGGGCCTCGGTCGGCCACATTCGCGATCTTCTGCGCTCGCAGTTGTCGGTGGACGTGGAGAACGATTTTGCGCCGAAGTATCGCGTGCCGAATGAAAAACGCCCGGTGGTCAAAGAGATCAAAAGTCAGGCCGCCACTGCCCAGGAAGTGTATCTCGCCACCGACCCCGACCGCGAAGGTGAAGCGATCTCCTGGCACTTGCTCGAAGCCGCCGAGATCGATCCGCAGATTGTCAAGCGAGTGGTGTTCCACGAAATCACCCAGCCGGCCATCGCCGAGGCCTTTGCCCACCCGCGCCAGATTGACATGCGGCTGGTCAACGCCCAGCAGGCGCGGCGCATCCTCGACCGGCTGGTGGGCTACTCGCTCTCGCCGCTGTTGTGGGCCAAAGTGCGCGGGCGACTTTCGGCGGGCCGGGTGCAGAGCGTGGCTGTGCGCCTGATCGTGGATCGCGAGCGCGAGATTGAAGCCTTTGTGCCGCAGGAATACTGGTCGGTTGAGGCCGAACTACTCAAGGCCGGCGAGAAGTCCAATAAGCATTCGTTCTTCGCCCGGCTGTTACGAATGAACGACAAGGAAGTGGGCCTGGATAAAGACCTGCCGCTGCCCACCGAGGAAAGCGTTCAACCCATTCTGGCCGACCTTGAAAGCGCGGTCTGGCAAGTGATCAAGGTCAAACGCGGCGAGCGACGGCGCGGGCCGTCTGCGCCGTTCACCACCAGCACTTTGCAACAGGAAGCGTCAAAGAAGCTGGGTTACACCGCCAGCCGGACGATGGCGATTGCCCAACAACTTTACGAAGGCATTGACCTGGGCGAGGAGGGGGTGGTGGGTTTGATCACCTACATGCGAACCGACAGCACCAACGTCTCGGAAACGGCGCAAGCTGAAGCTCGCGAGTATATAACCGGCAAGTACGGCGCTGAGTACCTGCCGCCGGAACCGCCGCAATATAAAACGCGGGCCAAGGGCGCGCAGGAAGCGCACGAGGCCATCCGGCCCACTTCGGTTCAGCGCGAGCCGAAAGCGATCAGCACCCTTTTGACGAAAGACCAGTTGAAGCTCTATCAACTGATCTGGCAACGCTTTGTGGCCAGCCAGATGGCGGCGGCCTTCTTCGACACCGTATCAGTGGACATCGAAGCCAAGCACGCCCAGACCTATCTCTTCCGCGCCGCCGGATCCGTCATCAAGTTTTTGGGATTCATGGCGGTGTATGAAGAAGCAAAGGACGAAGATGCCGTCGTCGTTGACCCGGCGGAGGGCGAGGGCAAACGCCTCCCGGAGCTGGCCGACGGCGACCCCCTGCTGGTGGATCACTTTCCAGAGATTGTAGACCTGGGCTTCACGGCCCGGATGGAAGAGGAGCTGGACGAGATCGCCGACGGCGAGCGCGAGTGGGTTCCGGTTCTGCGCGAGTTCTACGAGCCGTTTGCGGCCCAGGTGAAGGCCGCCGAGGCCGACATGCCACAGGTGAATACCGGCCCCGAACTGGTCGGGCGCGATTGCCCGGTGTGCGGCAAGCCGCTGGTCATTCGTTATGGCCGCTACGGCAAGTTCATCGGTTGTTCCGGGTTCCCGGAGTGCCGCCACCTGGAACCCTGGCTGGAGAAGGTGGGCGTGATCTGCCCGAAGGACGGCGGCGACTTGATCGAGCGCAAGACGCGCAAGGGCCGCGTGTTTTACGGTTGCGCCAACTACCCGAACTGCGACTGGACTTCGTGGAAGCGGCCCCTCAAGCAACCCTGCCCGCACTGCAACGGCCTGCTGGTGATTGCTAACAAGACTTCAGCCGTTTGCACCGTGTGCGAAAAATTGACGGCGCTGGACGCGCTGGTGGCTGAACCGGCAGTATAGCCTGGTAACAGCACTGGCTGTCTCTGATCAACGGATTCGATGAATGATGCGGATGTGTTAATCCGTTGAATTCGTCGAATCCGTTGTTCTTTTTTGCCTGGCACGCCAGTTGCATCTTTAGGAATTTTGTGCCATATTACGTGCCCTAACAGACCCGCGTGAGCTTAGAGGCTGTATTGAAATGGCGAATTGTCAATTCGCCCTACAGAAGCTTAGGCTTACCGTTGAATTGCTGGAGAGTGGAAAATGAGACCAATTGTTTCAACCAACACGATACTCCTTGTCGTCTTCTGCTTTATCTTCGGCCTGGCCGTTGGCCTGACAATGGCCTGGCAGGTATGGCCGGTGCAGTGGATTAATGCCAGTCCGGCATTCCTGCGGGACGACTTAAAGGCGCAGTATGCGCAAATGGTGGCCGACTCGCTTCAAGTTAATACCGACCTGGGGAAAGCTCAACTTCGGCTGAACGAGTTTGGCAGCCCCGACGCCGCCAAAGCCGCCATTCAATTGGCAACCAGCGCCGCCAGCGATGATGGTGAACGGTTGCGCCTGGCCCAGCTTCAGCCCCTTACGGCCTTTGTCCCCGTCCAACAGACTGGCGGCGGCATTTTAGGCGCCATCCTAAACGTGCTTCCTTTGTGCGGGGTGGTGGTCCTCTTCCTGGTTCTTGGCGGGGGCGGCGCGTTCTTCATGAGTTCCCGCGGCTCGCTCCCTGCTCCCAAAACCAGCCGCGCCACACCCGGCGGCTTCACCCCGGCCCCCGGTTCCACGGCGCAAATCGTCCAGCCCGAAATTGCTTACGCGCCGGGCGAAGAACCGATCTCGACCTTCAAGACTACTTACATGCTGGGCAACGATCTCTACGACGAGTCGTTCAGCGTGGACGATCAACAGGGCGACTTTTTGGGCGAGTGCGGCGTGGGCATCGGCGAAACGATCGGCGTGGGCGACCCCAAGAAGGTGACGGCCTTTGAGGTATGGCTGTTCGATAAGAACGACATTCGCACGGTGACGAAAGTGGTGATGAGTGATCACGCCTTCCGCGACGAAGCCTTGAAGAACAAGCTGGCCTCCAAGGGTGAGCCGGTGATGGCCCGGTCGGGCGAGGTGGTGAGAATGGAAACCGCCACCCTCAAAGTGGAAGCCCGCATCGTGGATTTGCAGTACGGCAGCGGCCCGCTTCCGCCCAACTCGTTCTTCCAACAGTTGACGCTTGAAATCTCCGCCTGGAAGAAGGCGGCCTAAAAACAAAAGCCCGGCGCACTGCCGGGCTTTTTGTTTAAGCATTCTCCAGACTTCCGAAACGCCAAAGAGCGGCGAGACTTCGGAAGTCTGGGTGGATAATGCCCGGTCACTCAATCTTCAAAATCTTGAACACCAGCTCGCCTCGCGGCGTGGCGGCGCGGACGGTGTCGCCCACCTGCCGCCCCAACAGCGCCCGCCCCACCGGCGACTCGTTGGAGATTTTTCCCTCGCGCGGGCTGGCTTCCCTGGCCCCCACCAGAATAAACACTTCGGGGTCTTCGCCCTCTTCCTGCACCGTCACCCGGTTGCCCACCTGCACCGTGTCGGTGGCGACCTGCTCCTGAATGATGATGGCCCGGCGCAGAGTCTCCTCAAGCTCAAGAATCTTGCCCTCAAGGAAGGCCTGATCCTCTTTGGCCGCGTGATAGTCGGCGTTTTCCGACAGGTCGCCCATTTGAATGGCGTCGCGCAGGCGCTTGGCCAGGGCTGTGCGTTCAACAGATTTCAGGCGCTCCAGTTCGGCCTTCACTTTGGCCGCGCCTTCGGGGGTTAAGTACGTTTCAGTCATGGCGCAAATTATAAAGGATGAAGGATGAATTATGAAGGATGAACGCCGCGAGTTCATCCTTCGGCTTTCATCCTTCAGCTTACGGCCTCTCGTGCGGGTCGAACAACTTGGCGTGCTCGTCGAGCGCGTAGCGATCCGTCATTCCGGCAATGTAGTCGCACACGGCGCGGTGCAGGCCCACTTCCTCCACGCGCTTGCGGGCGCCCGGCGGCAGTTGGGCCGGCTCGGCGGCGTAGGCGTTGAAAAGCTCCGAGATAAACTTTTCGGCTTTGGTTGCCATGCGCACCACCCGATAGTGCCGGTACATGTTGTTGTACAGCAACGACTTCAATTCGCGGTTTTTGACTTTGAAATCGTCCGACCCGCCGACGACATTGTGATCCAGCTTTTGCAGGTCGAGCGCCGATCCCGCCCCGCTGGCCTCGATCCGGGCCGAGGCCGCCTCCACCAGGTTGGATACTTCGAGGCCGATCAACCGGCGAATCAAACGGTGGCGGTTGAGATCGTCGAGCAGGCCGCCGCCCCAGCCCACGCTGGCTTTGGTCTGTTCCCACAGCGCACTGCCGTCCACAGTCGCCGTCGTGATCAGGCCGGAGCGCAAGCCGTCGTCGAGATCGTGAGCGGTGTAGGCCAGCTCGTCGGCGGCATTG from the Chloroflexota bacterium genome contains:
- a CDS encoding mannose-1-phosphate guanylyltransferase, producing the protein MSLPFYAIIMAGGSGTRLWPLSRQNRPKQAIKLIGERTMFQLAVDRLLPIMPPEHIITVTTAELAEQLSAQTPNLPRRNFLVEPAGRGTAPVIGLGALYAQHLAGGQNVVVACLTADHYIKDVTRFQNVLLAAAGVAGQGHIVTLGIQPSFASTGFGYIQRGEPLEMASGFAVYQAKAFKEKPDEAMAAAFLADGLHSWNSGMFIWTTERVAAEFARQLPETSARLNEVARTFDTPATAETLNRVWPTVPKQTIDYGIMEGAADVAVVPVDIGWSDVGSWASLLDILEPDESGNVLIGNEHLTFDTTGTLIHSDRLVAAIGLKNLVIVNTDDALLVCPRERSQEVRRAVEKLQQRQAYHYL
- the topA gene encoding type I DNA topoisomerase translates to MPCWCARVSVRRKCGGRWRNCNSARRIIICSIGVRVEAYCFKCKAKREIQNPVAGFNANGGPVTTGVCGVCGTKMYRMGNTDAHAGLEKPVVERSERKAATASRNGSKPARAAKRSGKLVIVESPAKAKTVQRFLGKGFQVRASVGHIRDLLRSQLSVDVENDFAPKYRVPNEKRPVVKEIKSQAATAQEVYLATDPDREGEAISWHLLEAAEIDPQIVKRVVFHEITQPAIAEAFAHPRQIDMRLVNAQQARRILDRLVGYSLSPLLWAKVRGRLSAGRVQSVAVRLIVDREREIEAFVPQEYWSVEAELLKAGEKSNKHSFFARLLRMNDKEVGLDKDLPLPTEESVQPILADLESAVWQVIKVKRGERRRGPSAPFTTSTLQQEASKKLGYTASRTMAIAQQLYEGIDLGEEGVVGLITYMRTDSTNVSETAQAEAREYITGKYGAEYLPPEPPQYKTRAKGAQEAHEAIRPTSVQREPKAISTLLTKDQLKLYQLIWQRFVASQMAAAFFDTVSVDIEAKHAQTYLFRAAGSVIKFLGFMAVYEEAKDEDAVVVDPAEGEGKRLPELADGDPLLVDHFPEIVDLGFTARMEEELDEIADGEREWVPVLREFYEPFAAQVKAAEADMPQVNTGPELVGRDCPVCGKPLVIRYGRYGKFIGCSGFPECRHLEPWLEKVGVICPKDGGDLIERKTRKGRVFYGCANYPNCDWTSWKRPLKQPCPHCNGLLVIANKTSAVCTVCEKLTALDALVAEPAV
- the greA gene encoding transcription elongation factor GreA; this translates as MTETYLTPEGAAKVKAELERLKSVERTALAKRLRDAIQMGDLSENADYHAAKEDQAFLEGKILELEETLRRAIIIQEQVATDTVQVGNRVTVQEEGEDPEVFILVGAREASPREGKISNESPVGRALLGRQVGDTVRAATPRGELVFKILKIE